One genomic window of Prinia subflava isolate CZ2003 ecotype Zambia chromosome 27, Cam_Psub_1.2, whole genome shotgun sequence includes the following:
- the LOC134562377 gene encoding olfactory receptor 14J1-like, with protein sequence MSNSSSSSHFLLLPLAHTRQLQLLHFCLFLAISLAALLANGLIISAVACGHLLHSPMFFFLLNLALSDLGSICTTVPKAMHNSLWDTRNISYTGCAAQVFLFLFFISAEYFLLTVMCYDRYVSICKPLHYGTLLGSRACAHMAAAAWASAFLYALLHTANTFSLPLCHGNALGQFFCEVPHILKLSCSHSKLRELGITVVGASLAFVCFVFIVFSYVQIFRAVLRIPSEQGRHKAFSTCLPHLAVVSLFLSTGIFAYLKPPSISSPSLDLSVSVLYSVVPPALNPLIYSLRNQELKAAVYTLITRPFHKY encoded by the coding sequence atgtccaacagcagctccagcagccacttcctcctgctgccattggcacacacgcggcagctgcagctcctgcacttctgcctcttcctggccatctccctggctgccctcctggccaacggcctcatcatcagcgccgtagcctgcggccacctcctgcacagccccatgttcttcttcctgctcaacctggccctcagcgacctgggctccatctgcaccactgtccccaaagccatgcacaattccctctgggacaccaggaacatctcctacacaggatgtgctgcacaggtgtttctgtttttgtttttcatttcagcagagtATTTCCTCCTCACCGTCATGTGCTACGACCgctacgtgtccatctgcaaacccctgcactacgggaccctcctgggcagcagagcttgtgcccacatggcagcagctgcctgggccagtgcctttctctacgctctgctgcacacagccaatacattttccctgcccctgtgccatggcaatgccctgggccagttcttctgtgaagtCCCACACATCCTCAAGCTCTCGTGCTCACACTCCAAACTGAGGGAACTGGGGATTACTGTGGTTGGTGCCTCTTTAGCCTTTgtctgttttgtgttcattgttttctcctatgtgcagatcttcagggctgtgctgaggatcccctctgagcagggacggcacaaagccttttccacctgcctccctcacctggctgtggtCTCCCTGTTTCTCAGCACTGGCATTTTTGCCTACCTGAAgcccccctccatctcctccccatccctggatctgtcagtgtcagttctgtactcggtggtgcctccagccctgaaccccctcatctacagcctgaggaaccaggagctcaaggctgcagtgtaCACACTGATCACTAGACcatttcacaaatattaa